The Phenylobacterium koreense genome window below encodes:
- a CDS encoding P-II family nitrogen regulator: MKKIEAIIKPFKLDEVKEALQELGVQGMTVIEAKGYGRQKGHTELYRGAEYVVDFLPKIKIEVVVADDQLEAALEAIVSAARTGRIGDGKIFVSEVSDVLRIRTGETGAAAV; encoded by the coding sequence ATGAAAAAAATCGAAGCCATCATCAAACCGTTCAAACTAGACGAAGTGAAAGAAGCTCTTCAGGAGCTCGGCGTCCAAGGCATGACGGTGATCGAGGCCAAGGGCTATGGTCGTCAGAAAGGCCACACCGAGCTTTATCGCGGCGCCGAGTACGTCGTGGACTTTCTACCTAAGATCAAGATCGAGGTGGTCGTGGCTGACGATCAACTCGAGGCTGCGCTGGAAGCCATCGTCAGCGCCGCGCGCACGGGCCGCATCGGGGACGGCAAGATCTTCGTTTCGGAAGTCTCGGACGTACTGCGCATCCGCACCGGAGAGACCGGCGCAGCGGCCGTCTGA